A window of the Euzebya pacifica genome harbors these coding sequences:
- the whiG gene encoding RNA polymerase sigma factor WhiG, which produces MALVLALRRRRLPPAWREIPVDSEEVTSTAPTETTTPTSSMDPGVVDLWTRFKDDGDPDARERLILQYSPLVKYVAGRVSVGLPSSVEHGDLVSYGMFGLIDALEKFDLSKGFKFETYAITRIKGAIIDELRSIDWIPRSVRTKAKRVEKALRELEAKLDRTPTEEELAEELDMSVADLRQVLTQVSLTSIAALDESIQGEEGDRQSLVDTLADDAAPDPQAALEDAEIRRLLAETINRMTDREKTVIVLYYFEGMTLSQIGEVLGVTESRVCQMHTKAVLGLRTRMAARTR; this is translated from the coding sequence ATGGCACTCGTCCTCGCCCTCCGCCGTCGCCGCCTACCACCAGCTTGGCGGGAGATACCCGTAGACTCCGAAGAAGTGACCTCCACGGCACCGACTGAGACGACCACGCCCACGTCCTCCATGGACCCGGGCGTTGTCGACCTGTGGACACGTTTCAAGGACGACGGCGACCCCGACGCCCGTGAGCGACTGATCCTCCAGTACTCGCCGCTCGTGAAGTACGTCGCCGGTCGCGTGTCGGTCGGCCTGCCGAGCTCCGTCGAGCACGGCGACCTGGTCAGCTACGGCATGTTCGGCCTCATCGACGCGCTGGAGAAGTTCGACCTCTCCAAGGGCTTCAAGTTCGAGACGTACGCGATCACCCGTATCAAGGGCGCGATCATCGACGAGCTGCGGTCCATCGACTGGATTCCGCGCAGCGTGCGCACGAAGGCCAAGCGGGTCGAGAAGGCCCTGCGCGAGCTCGAGGCGAAGCTGGACCGCACCCCCACCGAGGAGGAGCTGGCCGAGGAGCTCGACATGTCCGTCGCCGACCTCCGCCAGGTGCTGACCCAGGTGTCGCTGACCTCCATCGCCGCCCTCGACGAGAGCATCCAGGGGGAGGAGGGGGACCGGCAGTCGCTGGTCGACACGCTTGCCGACGATGCCGCCCCCGACCCGCAGGCCGCCCTCGAGGACGCCGAGATCAGGCGGCTGCTCGCCGAGACGATCAACCGCATGACGGACCGCGAGAAGACCGTCATCGTCCTCTACTACTTCGAGGGCATGACCCTCTCCCAGATCGGCGAGGTGCTCGGGGTGACGGAGTCCCGGGTCTGCCAGATGCACACCAAGGCCGTCCTCGGCCTGCGCACCCGGATGGCCGCCCGCACACGCTGA